The following proteins are co-located in the Flammeovirga kamogawensis genome:
- the lptC gene encoding LPS export ABC transporter periplasmic protein LptC, whose translation MIKKILILAIVSVTLFSCGSKTRTKREAREIVMGTETPDFTAFNIETVHTEDAIPKNRLKAKVQMRYKNGNERYPEGIDIVTFDEEDLSESSHLVADSAIYTADSTLYTVYGNVVLDDYKKGQKLETDTLHFNKENGDIFTDDRVKITTEDEIVTGKGMRANQNNPEEYEILDIEGSVFVE comes from the coding sequence ATGATAAAGAAAATATTAATTTTAGCAATCGTATCAGTAACCCTATTTTCATGTGGTTCTAAGACACGTACGAAAAGAGAAGCAAGAGAAATAGTAATGGGAACAGAAACTCCCGATTTTACTGCTTTTAATATTGAAACGGTCCATACAGAAGATGCTATTCCTAAGAATAGATTAAAGGCAAAAGTACAAATGCGTTACAAAAATGGTAACGAGCGTTATCCTGAAGGAATTGATATTGTTACTTTTGATGAAGAAGATCTTTCTGAATCATCTCATTTAGTTGCAGATAGTGCAATTTATACGGCAGATAGCACACTTTATACTGTTTATGGTAATGTAGTGCTTGATGACTATAAAAAAGGACAGAAATTAGAAACAGATACGCTACATTTCAATAAAGAAAATGGTGATATTTTCACTGATGATCGAGTGAAGATTACTACTGAAGATGAAATTGTAACAGGTAAGGGTATGAGAGCAAATCAAAATAACCCTGAAGAGTACGAAATTTTAGATATTGAAGGTTCTGTTTTTGTAGAATAA
- the rpmA gene encoding 50S ribosomal protein L27 has translation MAHKKGAGSSRNGRESESKRLGVKIFGGSAAKAGNILVRQRGTQHHPGQNVGMGKDHTIFALVDGTVQFKKSRLGRSFISVVPTAE, from the coding sequence ATGGCACACAAGAAAGGAGCGGGTAGCTCAAGAAACGGTAGAGAGTCGGAAAGTAAACGACTTGGTGTGAAAATTTTCGGAGGATCAGCTGCTAAAGCTGGTAACATCCTAGTTAGACAGCGTGGTACTCAGCACCACCCTGGTCAAAACGTAGGTATGGGAAAAGATCACACAATTTTCGCACTAGTTGACGGAACTGTACAGTTCAAGAAATCTAGATTGGGAAGATCTTTCATTTCAGTAGTTCCAACTGCTGAATAG